CGGCAGCATCGCCGATGGCAGTCCGTTCATCGCGCCAATTCCATCGCCAGCGCCAAGGGCGTCGGTCCGCACCATCCTTGGCGATGAATACAGGGAAACGTAAAAACCGTCATCAAATGAGGGTGACGCTTGGCCCCCTCGGTGGTAGGCGCAGTCTGGGAGCGCTGGCGGTCGCAGCCGTCATCGCCGCCGCCTGCTGGCCTCTGGCTGCGCTGGCCGACGCCGCCTCTCCCTGGACGCCCGGCGATGCCATCGGTGAGCCCACTGGCGCCGTAGCCCATGTCGCTATCACGCACGAAGACTTGAGCTTCGACCTGCGTCGGCTGGCCGACGCCAGCCCGGCACAGGTCCACATGACGTACTTCTTGCGCAACGACGCCGCGTCAAGCTCGGCCGAGCTCGTCTTTCTCGCCGATCACGCAATGACCAACGGGTCAGCGTTCACGGTCACATTTGATGACGCGCCGGTGGCAGCCAGTGCCACGACCTTGACCCAGCTTCCCGACGCGTGGAAGCCCCCGACGACGACACCGGCACTCGACGGCGCCTCGTCGATTCCTTATGCCACCACGCCCGGGACCGCCTTCCGGTTCACGGTGATGATTACCCCCGGCCCGCATCGGCTGTCGGTTGCCTATGCCGTGCAACCTGGACGAATGGCCGCGCCGGAAACCACCACCATCTGGCAGCTGGCCTACATCCTGGCTCCGGCTCGCCAGTGGGCCAGTTTTGGCGATCTGTCGGTGCAGACCCAACTGCCTGCGGGATGGCGCGCACGCGCGATCCCAGCCCTGGATCGGAGCCACGACACGCTGGCCGGCCATTTTGTGGGTGTCCCCGCGAACAGCATGGTGATCTCGGCCAGTTTTCCGGTGGATGCGCATGTGCAAACGATCCCCGACTGGATGTCGTCTCACTGGCCGCTCTTCGCTGCGCTGCTCGGAATTACGATCGCCGGGACGGCTGTCCTGTCGTGGCCCACGGGCCGGCGATGGGTGCTGCTACCGTTCGGTGGCTTGTGGGCGTTGCCGGCCGCGTCGGTGTGGATGGGCACCGGTTACATCACGCCCCCGGCGACCCAATACTCAACCGGCAAGTGCGGGTTCGTCGCGGCCGGCTGCCTGCTCATGCCTGGCGCTGCGATCATCGCGGTGATCGCGGTCGGGCTTGGAGTCCTGGCAGTTCTGATTCCGCTCTCGATCGGGGCGGTTATCTGGGGCCGCCTTCGGCGCCCGATATGAAGTCAGGCGCTCATTCGGACCAGCACGTCGGCGATCTGAAAAGCCGCACCAGGGTCGGCGGCAGCGCGCACCCTCTCGGCGTCTTGCAACCGTTCCACCTGCGGCTTCGCAAACCAGTCGGTCACGGCGTCAACGAGGTCGTCCGGCCGCGGCACGAAGCGGCCGAGGCTGCGACCGACCACCTCCTTCACGTTGCCTTCTTCCTGGCCCGGTAAGTAGCCCGTCAGCAGCAGCGGGCAACCGCAGGCCAGGCCCTCCGCGATCATCCCCGGTCCGGCGCGGGTGACGAGCAGGTCTGAGGCGAGCAACAACTCCGGCATGTTGTCGACAAAGCCGAAGACGTACACGCCGGCGTGATTGTCCTCGCGGATGCGCTCCGCCAACGCCTGGTTACGGCCGCAGATGGCGAGCACTTGCACGTCGAGCGGTGATCGAGCCAGCGCCGCCGCGTACTTGCGCAGCGGTTCCGTGCCATCGCCACCGCCCGCCAGCAAGACGGTGGGCGCATGCGGGCGCAGGCGAAGCTTGAGCCGCATCGCCGTCTTGTCGCTAAATCCACGGATCGCGTCCTGGAATCGTGGATGGATAGGCAGCCCCGCCTTGACGAGGCGCGCTGCCGGCACCCCGCGGCGGCGGCACAGCTCGACGGCAGCATCGGACGGACAGATGATGCAGTCTGCCATCAAATCGGTCCATGCCTGGTGAAAGTTGATCCAGTCGGTGATTACAGTGACCCGCGGGACCCCGTAGGGCATGACGTCGACGGCGGCGTGGTTCAGCAGCGGATGGAAGCTGGCCACCAGGGCGGGTCGGGGTTCGAGCGCGCCATGGAGCTTGCGCCGCAGACCGCGGCCGACCGCGTGCTGGAAGAGACGGACGGCCGGCTTGAA
This genomic interval from Candidatus Dormiibacterota bacterium contains the following:
- a CDS encoding glycosyltransferase, with product MAAPKRFLFLFSDTGAGHRAAAEAVAAALARRYPNQFHVELFDPMADQRVIAGRLTALYGPITRRAPFLWGAAYRATNFKPAVRLFQHAVGRGLRRKLHGALEPRPALVASFHPLLNHAAVDVMPYGVPRVTVITDWINFHQAWTDLMADCIICPSDAAVELCRRRGVPAARLVKAGLPIHPRFQDAIRGFSDKTAMRLKLRLRPHAPTVLLAGGGDGTEPLRKYAAALARSPLDVQVLAICGRNQALAERIREDNHAGVYVFGFVDNMPELLLASDLLVTRAGPGMIAEGLACGCPLLLTGYLPGQEEGNVKEVVGRSLGRFVPRPDDLVDAVTDWFAKPQVERLQDAERVRAAADPGAAFQIADVLVRMSA